One stretch of Helicobacter jaachi DNA includes these proteins:
- a CDS encoding glycosyltransferase family 39 protein, protein MLKQFWEAYRDSNLRTNVLFGVILCVNVGLLLLACGDMSIHSKEAFGVFYSKDLAFKIARFSIELFGQNDYALRLPFILIHICNMFLLYRISRIYLKKPRDALVVILVYALLPGVMFSALFVVKSGLIICITLLCCYFQMKYHKMPYLIMFIAVFIDESFAILFFALFFYTLKNKNTLGMFICLLFFALSMYVGGLDISGVPRNHFLPNLGKMALYFSPLLLIYYTYTLYNGLKKQNNILVDIGATSLFFVLLLSLRQDVDLQTFFPMSVVALPVAIRQFFSDMRVRLPMFRLGYVWRFGLVLALLFMQTFILYANKILYLFGVENHFASSYYISKDVAQKLKEEGITSIKVGNHKLALALKFYGISEGDKPYLKPLTNLNEQYVNEIPVIYLGKKVASFAIVPTSSTSPMTTTQAAQVKKSKPKSKPSP, encoded by the coding sequence ACCAATGTGCTTTTTGGCGTTATTTTATGCGTGAATGTGGGCTTATTGCTCTTAGCGTGCGGCGATATGAGCATTCATTCTAAAGAAGCCTTTGGGGTGTTTTACTCCAAAGATTTAGCCTTTAAAATCGCGCGCTTTAGTATAGAGCTATTTGGGCAGAATGATTATGCGCTGCGCCTGCCTTTTATACTCATTCATATTTGCAATATGTTTTTATTGTATAGGATTTCTAGAATCTACCTTAAAAAGCCTCGTGATGCGCTTGTGGTGATTTTAGTGTATGCGCTGCTGCCCGGAGTGATGTTTAGCGCGCTCTTTGTGGTGAAAAGTGGCTTAATTATTTGTATCACGCTTTTGTGCTGCTATTTTCAAATGAAATATCACAAAATGCCCTATCTTATTATGTTTATAGCGGTGTTTATTGATGAGAGCTTTGCGATTTTATTTTTTGCACTTTTCTTTTACACGCTTAAAAATAAAAATACGCTAGGAATGTTTATTTGTCTATTGTTTTTTGCGCTGAGTATGTATGTGGGCGGGCTTGATATTTCAGGCGTTCCGCGCAATCATTTCTTACCAAATTTAGGCAAAATGGCGCTTTATTTCTCCCCGCTGCTGCTTATTTACTACACTTACACGCTTTATAATGGACTAAAAAAGCAAAATAATATACTAGTGGATATTGGTGCGACTTCGTTATTTTTTGTGCTTTTGCTTTCTTTGCGGCAAGATGTGGATTTGCAGACATTTTTCCCTATGAGCGTGGTGGCGCTGCCTGTGGCGATTAGGCAGTTTTTCTCCGATATGCGCGTGCGGCTGCCTATGTTTAGGCTAGGCTATGTGTGGCGATTTGGGCTTGTTTTGGCGCTACTTTTTATGCAAACTTTTATTTTATATGCCAATAAGATTTTATATCTCTTTGGCGTGGAAAATCACTTCGCAAGCTCATATTACATTAGCAAAGATGTAGCCCAAAAGCTTAAAGAGGAGGGTATCACTTCTATCAAAGTGGGCAATCATAAGCTTGCTTTGGCGTTAAAATTTTATGGCATTAGCGAGGGGGATAAGCCCTATTTAAAGCCGCTCACTAATCTTAATGAGCAGTATGTCAATGAAATTCCTGTAATATATTTGGGCAAAAAGGTGGCTTCCTTTGCCATTGTGCCAACAAGTAGCACAAGCCCTATGACTACCACGCAAGCCGCACAAGTCAAAAAGTCTAAGCCAAAGTCAAAGCCTAGCCCTTAA